The nucleotide sequence ACAAGAAGGCTATAGACTAAATCCAACCTTTTCTACTCCACTAGAAATAACAGGAAGACAAACTCGTTCAGGCCTGGACAAGCATGCTCATGTCTGGCACACTCAACAGCAGAATCAAAGCTGATGGAGGttcagctgctcctcttcttttccaagcCGTGGCCACAGGAAAGGGAAACCATTTTTATACTGATGTTCTGAACCACACATCCTGCACTGATATAATCAGGGCTGCGAGCACCACAGGCACGAAAGAACATACATGATCCTAAGTTACAGCAGCATTCACGCTCCCCACTTACTGATTTCCTCCTCGATAGCATGTACGAGATGGATGTCGTACTGCGTCACCATTGTAATGGCCATCCCGTTCCGACCTGCACGATAAAAGCAGTGATATATGAGTCCTGacaagcagagggaaaggaagccTAGCCCGTGCCAAATTCCACCCATCCCTGAGCCAACCCAGCACATTATGGGGACAGGATGCTCAGAAGGGTCGCTGTTTGCTCTGAGAAAGCAGTTAAGTGTTGGTGCAGAGCAGACGCAAGTCAAGGGGAGCCATCCTTGCAATCTGAAGGCAGGATGCTGAGCCAGAGATCTGAATAAATCTGGCACTGATCGAAAAGATGGCACTGCAGCTGCCGTGAAGGCTCCCCACAGCCGCTCGGGGCAGAACCCCAGCACTGGGATCCCAGATTTAGCCACCTGCGGCACCGCCCTGCCGCAAGCAGCGCATGGTTTTCCCCGCTCACCTGCACGGGCTGTCCGGCCAACGCGGTGAATGTAGATTTTTGGCAGGCCTGGAGTGTTGTGGTTAATGACAACTTGCACTGTGGGAATGTCCAAGCCCCTGGAACGCAGGGAGACAGAACAGAAGCTGAGAAACACTACGTTAACGTATACAAATATACGTAACTCTGATGCTTAGAAAGCAAAGCCAAGGCCTTTGGCAACACGGACTGCGGTTTTCTCTTACCTGGCAGCAAGATCTGTAGCAATAAGAATCTTAAAGATGCTGGACTTGAACTTCGCTAAAGCTGCAAATCGCTGCCGCTGTAAAGGGAAAAGTCTGGGTCAGGGAGGCTGCGACCCACGGGAGCTCACCTGGGCAGGCGTTTGGCTCGGGGATGCTCCCAGAAGCatcctcctcccagctctgcccggCCACTCACCTGTTTCATCATGGAATGCAGAGCTACGGAAGGAAAATTGAACTTCCTAAGCATCATGTTCAAGATTTGGCATTCccttaggagaaaaataaaaaaaatacatcaggcAACCGCGACGTTGTCAGATCAGGACAGAACCGGGGTTCCCTCTAGAAACCTTTGCAGCACTACTGCCACGATGCAGTCAGTTACCGAAACACGCTGACAGAGGAGGGGAACAGGacacccaccccaccccagctCACCCCACAGAGGGCAGCTGGATTCCCCCTTACGCTCAGGGGAACGCCACCAGAACCGCACCCCAAGCCCCAGCAGCCTGAGCCACGCGAAGGAAGGGAACGGGGCGGGAGGACTGGCAGCACGACCTTCCCCACCCCTTTTCCAGTACCACGAGCAAGAGgaaaggcagggaaagggagCAGCTCGACCCTCTGGAGTGCTGCACTTCTGGGCGGCCCTTCAGCCCCAGGCtgctcaaaaagaaaaagcgtTCTACCAAATTTCAGTGCGGGCCAAGGAAGCAAAAACCCACCGGAGGCTAACAGCAACGCGGCGGGAATCTGGGATCAGAACTAAACCAGGAAAACGTGGCTGTGTAAAAGCAAGCACGAGGGAAAAACTCCACTCACTTGCAGGTTTTGGTGAAGATGATAACAGACCAGTCCTCGTGCTCGTCCTGGAAGGTCTGGATTAGATGGACGAGGTAGGCGTCCTTGACTGCTTCGGGTACGAGCAAGTAACGCTGGTCCAGCTCATCCACCGTCCGCACCCTGTTgggaagggagggcagagcaccaaaaaaaacagatttgagaagagaaaagggaacaCAAGGGTCGTGAGAGACAGCAAGGCGAcgaaataacagaaaataaacaggatttgacgcccagcagagcagctgtagACGTACTCAGACGCAGCCTCCCAGAAGAAAGGTTTGTTCATGGCCAGGCTCTTCAGCTCGCTCAGCGTGTCGGTCAGCGTGGCGCTGAACAGCAGCGTCTGCCTGCGTGCGGGAACAGCCTCCAGGATCACCTCCAGGTCGGCGGTGAAGTCAGCGCAGCCCTGCTCAAACAACCGGTCGGCTTCATCCAGCACCTGGGCTCGTCCAAAAACAAAACGAGGTCACCCGCACGCATCCCTACGACGCCGGAAGGTTTTACAGGGGAGGAAGCAGGCGAGGAAAGGGCCGTACCAAGAACTTCAGCTTCTTAAGGCTGAAAGTGTTGGAGCTGCGGAGGTGATCGGCCAGCCTGCCGGGCGTGGCGATGACGACGTGGGGTTTGCGGGAGAGCTCCAGGGCCTGGGCCACCATGTCTGCAGCGAGAGCCGCGCGGTCACGACGCGTTAACCGAACGCAGACCCTGAAAGCGTCTGCTTTACAAGCCTCCGAACCATCGCTCTCATTTCTACTGCCTCGGGCGCTCCCTAACGCCACTGCGGCGCAAAGGAACCACGCTGGATGCTttgtcccttcccaccccaaccCCACCGGGGCCGGAGAGCAGCAGCGGGGCGTCACTCACCGAGGCCGCCCACCACCACGCAGTCCTTGAGGCCGAGCGGCTTCCCCAGCACGCGAAACTGCTCAGCGATCTGGTAGGCCAGCTCCCTGCCGGGGAGGAGAGAGCTGAGGAGGGCAACGAGGGGACGCCGGGGCTGGGCGGGGGCCTCCTGGTGGTCCCTCCGTACCTGGTGGGTGTCAGCACGAGGCAGAAGATGCCGTAGGGGTCCTcggagagctgctgcagcacgggcAGCACGAAGGCCGCCGTCTTGCCGCTGCCCGTCTTGGCGCAGCCCAGGCAGTCGCGGCctgaggggggtggggagagagaaaagtaaGGAGGGGGAATGggtggggggactgggggggactggggggattagaggggactggggggtgggggaagattGGGGGAAATTGAGGGGACCGAGGGGGATTGAAGGGGATTGGGGGAAATCGAGGGGACTGAGAGGGATTGAGAGGGATTGGGGGTGACCGAGGGGGAATGGAAGGGATTGAGGAGACTGGGGGGGATTGGAAGGGATTGAGGGGGACTGAGGGAGATAGGGGAAGATTAGGGGAGATTGGGGGAAACTGAGGGGACCAAGGGGAATTGAGGGGGAGTGGGGTGAACGAGGGGGATTGAGAGGGATtgaagggactggggggggattggggaaGATTAGGGGAGATTGGGGGAAGTTGAGGAATCCAAGGGGAATCGAGGGCGATTGGGGTGACCGCTGGGGATCAGGAGGGATTGAGGGAGCttgaggggagcagggggatTGAGGGAGATTGAGGGCGGACTGAGAGAGGTTGGTGGAAGATTGGGGTGACTGAGGGGGATTAGGAGGGATTGAGGGGGACTGGGGAGGACTGGGAGAGATTGAGAGGACCGGGGGAGACGTAGGGGACCTGGGGGGGATTACAGGAGACAGGGGTGGATTGAGAAGTACTGGGGGGGATTGAGGGAAGACTGGGGGAGATTGGGGAAGATTGGGGTGATCGGGGGGATTAGGAGAGAttgaggggactggggggggattgggggagaTTCGGGGGAGACTGAGGGAGACTGGGGAAGGTTAAGGGAGACTGGGGGAAGCGAGGAAGCCTGAGGGGACGGAAGAGGGATaagaggggctgggggacgggGGTGACCGGGAAGGACTGGGGGGATTGTGGGGGGATTGTGGGGGGATtaggggggattgggggggattggggggggatTACGGGGGATGGGAGGGTCCCGGCGCGGCCCTGCGCTCACCCTGCAGCACGGGCGGGATGCAGGCCGCCTGCACGGCCGTGGGCCGGCTCAGCCCCACCTGCCGCGCCTGCTCCGCCAGCCACGgcgccagccccagctcccggAACGCCGCCATGGCGCTGCCCTGAGGCCGCTTCCGGCTCTCTGCGGCCGCTTCCGGTGCCTCCGCGCTCCCATTGGCCGCCTCCGGCTAGCCCCTCCCTTCCCGTCACCTGCTTCCGGCGCTGCGGTGACATCACCCCCCTCCTCGCGCGCCTATTGGCTGGGGCGGGCGGTCGCCGTGGAAacggcggctcccggcggccCGCGGGGCCCAGCCGCTTCCGGGGGGACGTGGCTGAGGGAGGCGaaatggcggcggggccgggccccggcgcGCAGGGCGGGGAGGCGGACGAGCTGTTCGACGTCAGGAACAGCTTCTACATCGGCGCCTACCAGGCCGCCATCAACGAGGCGCAGCGCGTCAAGGTGGGcacggggcggccgccgccggccgctgggggggccccggggggccgcCTTTGGGGGCCTTTAGGGGGCCCCGGGGGCCTCCGGGGGCCTTCGGGCAGGGCCTGGTTCTCACTCAGCGGCTCGTGGGGGCTCGCCTGGGGATGGCGCAGGGCTGGGATGTGGTTGCGTGTGGTGCCGAGGTCCCGGTGCTGGCGTCCCCGTGGTGCCGAGGTCCCGGTGCTGGCGTCCCCGTGGTGCCGAGGTCCCGGTGCTGGCGTCCCCGTGGTGCCGAGGTCCCGGTGCTGGcgtccctgtggtgccaaggttttttttctgttggttttttttcagccGTCCAAACCCGAGAGGGAGGTGGAGCGGGACGTGTTCCTCTTCCGAGCCTACATTGCCCAGGTGAGCTTCCTGCActgatggcagcagcagtgggatTGGGCTGGAGCTGGTGAGGTTGTGAGCCCTGTGAGCTCGGCCTGGCGCACCTTGTGAGTTCTTTCTCAGCGCTGAAACGTCGTGTTTTCTCCAGTAATAACACAATTacaactgcagtgcattttgTGTAGGGTCCTGGTGACCAGACAAGACTTTTTTTAGGaggcagtttattttaaaatggtgtgTGGGGAAATACTCCTTGGTAGGGTTATGATATTTGGGGGTATTTGTGAACTACAATGGGAGCAAATAATGTAAAGTAGAAATTTgccatttctttgctttgtttcttgttgttgttctaaCAAAggttttagaaaacaaatgactGCTTTCCgggtttttaaaaataaataaacaagttcttggtttttcttctttctctctaatAGAGAAAATACGGCGTTGTTCTGGATGAAATCAAAGCCAATGCTAGTCCTGAGCTCCAAGCAGTGCGCATGTTTGCAGAATATCTCTCAAATGAGAGTCAAAGGTGAGTCTGATACCAAGTTGGAAACAAAGCCTTGTCTGACTTAGAATGTGTTTCCATGTGGGAAGCTTCACGTAGAAGCCCGATCTTTATTCGGGGTGTCTGTGGTTTTGCAGTGAATCTCAAAAAGGTAGAATTCTGGAGGAACAGGATCTTTTAAAGAAGCGTTTCTGTGTTTTCGTCTGTGCTCTTGCAGGGATGCAATTGTGGCTGATTTGGAcaagaaaatggcaaaaagcGTTGATGTAGCTAACACAACTTTCTTGCTGATGGCTGCTTCCATCTATTTCCACGACAAAAACCCTGATGCAGCTCTGCGTACCCTCCATCAAGGGGAAAGCTTGGAATGGTGAGTGCAACTCCATCCCTCATCGCTGAGGT is from Anser cygnoides isolate HZ-2024a breed goose chromosome 27, Taihu_goose_T2T_genome, whole genome shotgun sequence and encodes:
- the DDX49 gene encoding probable ATP-dependent RNA helicase DDX49, whose protein sequence is MAAFRELGLAPWLAEQARQVGLSRPTAVQAACIPPVLQGRDCLGCAKTGSGKTAAFVLPVLQQLSEDPYGIFCLVLTPTRELAYQIAEQFRVLGKPLGLKDCVVVGGLDMVAQALELSRKPHVVIATPGRLADHLRSSNTFSLKKLKFLVLDEADRLFEQGCADFTADLEVILEAVPARRQTLLFSATLTDTLSELKSLAMNKPFFWEAASEVRTVDELDQRYLLVPEAVKDAYLVHLIQTFQDEHEDWSVIIFTKTCKECQILNMMLRKFNFPSVALHSMMKQRQRFAALAKFKSSIFKILIATDLAARGLDIPTVQVVINHNTPGLPKIYIHRVGRTARAGRNGMAITMVTQYDIHLVHAIEEEIKMKLQEFSVEERFVLDILTHVNVTRRECEIELECMDFDEKKEINKRKQMILEGKDPDLEAKRKAELAKIKKKNKKFREKVQQTLQEQKQLQMKRKLQKKMERKNRLQAKEEK